Proteins from a single region of Chrysemys picta bellii isolate R12L10 chromosome 9, ASM1138683v2, whole genome shotgun sequence:
- the RLIM gene encoding E3 ubiquitin-protein ligase RLIM produces the protein MESSDSNDKGSIDHSEAQRRSQLDRLEREEAFYHFVNNLNEEDYRLMRDNNLLGTPGEITEEELMRRLHQVKEGPPQQNGDENRGAESTEDVSNRDSIIDWLNSVRQTGNTTRSGQRGNQSWRAVSRTNPNSGDFRFSLEINVNRNNGNPNPEAENEQSVEPSNGEDLENSQSDTETPRSESPSVRQPGSDRSTSEELATEEASPLRGQRRARSRSPEQRRTRARTDRSRSPINPASETPRRSPHNMPSQTLDHSLINESEGSSRTRQHVTLRQHTTGTEITSENAVLFSTPETRPAPPALGSSETNGSSESAAPGQRPPTIVLDLQVRRVRPGEYRQRDSIANRTRSRSQTPNNTVTYESERGGLRRTFSRSERAGVRTYVSTIRIPIRRIINTGFNETTSVAIQTILRQIMTGFGELNYYMYSDGDADPNGPAPNQNVDAPELQNGGDSGSTSSRNESTEGSSGEVYENSNEGGSTSARREGRNTRGSVTFEESGSLPFLSLAQFFLLNEDDDDQPRGLTKEQIDNLAWRNFGESDALKTCSVCITEYTEGNKLRKLPCSHEYHVHCIDRWLSENSTCPICRRAVLASGNRESVV, from the exons GTGAAATTACTGAAGAAGAATTGATGAGAAGGCTACATCAAGTTAAAGAAGGTCCACCACAGCAAAATGGTGATGAGAACAGag GTGCAGAATCCACAGAAGATGTTTCTAATAGAGATTCCATAATAGACTGGCTTAATTCAGTACGACAGACTGGAAATACCACACGGAGCGGGCAAAGAGGAAACCAGTCTTGGAGGGCAGTGAGCCGGACTAACCCTAACAGTGGTGATTTCAGATTCAGTTTGGAAATAAATGTCAACCGTAATAATGGGAACCCAAACCCAGAAGCTGAAAATGAGCAATCTGTAGAGCCCTCTAATGGTGAGGATTTGGAAAATAGCCAAAGTGACACTGAGACTCCAAGATCTGAATCGCCATCTGTAAGGCAGCCTGGCTCAGACAGAAGTACCTCTGAGGAGTTAGCAACTGAGGAAGCATCTCCTCTCAgaggccagagaagagcaagaagcAGGAGCCCAGAACAACGAAGAACCCGGGCTAGGACTGATAGAAGTAGGTCACCTATTAATCCAGCAAGTGAGACTCCTCGCAGGTCTCCTCATAATATGCCATCTCAGACACTTGATCATTCCCTCATAAACGAATCTGAGGGAAGTTCTAGAACTAGACAGCATGTGACGTTAAGGCAACATACGACGGGGACTGAGATTACAAGTGAAAATGCAGTTCTGTTTTCAACCCCTGAAACAAgacctgctcctccagcattaGGTTCTTCAGAAACAAATGGCAGCAGTGAGTCTGCAGCTCCTGGACAGAGACCACCTACTATAGTTCTTGATCTTCAAGTGAGAAGAGTCCGTCCAGGAGAATATCGGCAGAGAGACAGCATAGCCAACCGAACCCGATCCAGGTCCCAGACACCAAACAATACAGTCACTTATGAAAGTGAACGTGGAGGGCTTAGGCGTACATTTTCACGTTCAGAACGGGCTGGAGTGAGAACTTATGTCAGTACCATTAGGATTCCTATTCGTAGAATCATAAACACGGGCTTTAATGAGACAACATCGGTCGCAATTCAGACCATTCTAAGGCAGATAATGACAGGTTTTGGAGAATTAAACTATTATATGTACAGTGATGGTGATGCAGATCCTAATGGCCCAGCCCCAAACCAAAATGTAGATGCTCCTGAGCTACAGAATGGAGGTGATAGTGGTAGTACTAGTTCACGCAATGAAAGTACTGAAGGTAGCTCAGGGGAGGTATATGAAAATAGTAATGAAGGAGGTTCAACATCTGCTAGGCGGGAAGGTCGGAATACTAGGGGATCAGTCACTTTTGAAGAAAGTGGCTCTTTACCATTCCTTAGCCTAGCACAGTTTTTTCTACTAAATGAGGATGATGATGACCAGCCAAGAGGACTCACCAAAGAACAAATTGACAACCTAGCATGGAGGAATTTTGGTGAAAGCGATGCTCTGAAAACCTGTAGTGTCTGTATTACAGAATACACAGAGGGCAACAAGCTTCGTAAACTGCCTTGTTCCCATGAGTACCACGTCCACTGCATTGATCGCTGGTTATCAGAAAATTCCACTTGTCCTATTTGTCGTAGAGCAGTCTTAGCGTCTGGTAACAGAGAAAGTGTTGTCTAA